A segment of the Streptomyces sp. Tu 2975 genome:
GCTCCTTCGTCCAGCACGCGTCCGTCGCCTACACCGGCTCCTACGGCAAGGGCCTTCTCACCAGGATCGTCCAGAGCGTCAAGATCCTCGACGGAACGGCCTACGTACCCTCCGAGAACCTGGTCGGCGTCGTGCAGGGCTGGGTCGCGGAAGGGTTCGCCCCGGTCATCTTCGAAGGCTGGATGATGGAGATCGTCAAGGGCCGCGCCGTGTCACGCACCGGTACGGGCTACGCGGACGTCGCCGCCGTCGTGGAGGCCGTCGTGGACCTCGCCGGATACAGCACCGGCGGCGACGCCGAGGCGCTCGAGGGCTACGTCAAGTACGTCCGGCAGACCTCCCGGGCGAACCTGGACCCGGCCACCTTCGTCTCCCCCGTCAGCATCGCCCGCTACGCCGACATCCTGAACTCCCCGGCCCCGGCGAAGGATCTGGGGCCCGCCGCCTCGCACACCGCGTTCAACGCCATGGACAGAACCGTCCACCGCCGCCCCGGTTACGCCTTCGCCCTGGCCCGCAGCTCGGACCGCATCAGCAAGTACGAGTACATGAGCGGCGAGAACCTGATGCCCTGGTTCCAGGGCGACGGGGCCCACTACCTCTATCTCTCCGGTCAGGACCAGCGGCAGGCGTTCGGGATCGACTACTTCACCACCGTCTCCCCGTACCGTCTGGCGGGCGTCACCGCGCCCGTTGAGGACCGCCGCACCGTGCCGGAGCTGTACGGAACGCTCTGGTACGACAATCCCGAGCGCGGTTTCACCTCGTCCTCGGAGTCCCAGAACACGTACGTCTACTTCCCGCGCGGCAGTCACCCGCACTCCGGGGGAGCCCGCCTCGGCGCGTACGGCGCCACCGCGCTCGTCCTGTCCGACGACGTCGCGTACGCGGCGAAGGAGGCGGGCGAACTGCCCGACGACTTCGTCGCCTATCAGGGCGCCCGTGGCACCAAATCCTGGTTCATGCTCGACGACGAGATCGTCGTCCTCGCGGCCGGTGTCACGGGCCGCGCGGGCCGCGCGGTGACCACCACCGTCGACACCCGCATCGCTTCCCCCGCCGCCGCGGTCACCGCCACCGGTCAACTCCACGACGGGACGCCGTGGCAGGGCCCCGGTACCGCGCCACTCGCCTGGCTGCGGTACGCCGATCCCGGGCAGCGGACCGCGGTCGGATACGTCTTCCTGTCCGGCCCCCGGCCGAACGTCGCGCTCGACACAGTGACCGGCAGCCCGCGCAGCGTCCGTCTGTCCAACCCGGACACCGCCGTGAGCAAGCAGGTCTTCTCGGTCTCCTACGCCCGGCCCGCCGGTGCCGGGCCCGCTGCCATGGCCCACGCGATCGTCCCGCACGCCTCCGAACGCCAGTTGGCTTCCTACGCCGGCGGGCCGCTCGCCGTCCTCGCCAACACCGCCCGCGTCCAGGCGGTCAAGCACACGCGGCTGGGCATCCTTGCCGCGAACACCTTCACCCCGGGCACCCACCACGTCGAGCGGCTCTCCGTCGACGGCCCCGCGTCGGTGATCCTCCGCCGGTCCACCGACGGCACCTGCTCGATCGCGGTGTCCGACCCGACCACAGAACGCCGCACGGTCGCGGTCACCCTCCACGGCCGCGCCCTGCGTCCCGTCTCGGCGGACGACGGCGTCCGCGCCACCCACGTCCCGGGCGGCACACGCCTCGACGTCACGACCCACCAGGCCTACGGCCGCAGCTTCACGGCGACGCTGCGTTAGGGGGTCTCATTCGGATCGGGCCGGCCGCTGGAAAGGTCCGGCCGGGAGGCCGCCGACCACGGGAGAAAGGGGGGCACTCGGGGACCACCTGTGCCCGGCATCCAGGACGCCGCGCGGTAGTGGTGCGTTCCGGCGGATGCGACACCTCCCACCGGCGATCGAGCGGCGTCGCCGTGCGCGCAGTGACATCGTGGTGACATGACCATCGAAGTTCGCCCGGCTTCGGTCTTCGAGGACGTCCGGCCCCTGCTCGGCCCGAAGTCACCCGGCGCAAATGTCTGCTGGTGCCTGAGCTACCGGATCCCGTCCAAGCTCAACAACGAGCTCCGGGGGGCCGCCCGCGGCGAGTACGTCGCCGAGCTGTGCCGTACCGGTCCCCCGCCGGGCGTGCTCGCCTACGACGGCGACGAACCGGTCGGCTGGGCCGCCGTGGCGCCGCGCTCTGACACGTCCTTCGCGCGCAACCGCAAGATCCCGCACGTCGACGACCTGCCGGTCTGGTCGCTCTGGTGCATCCGTGTGCGCCCCGGTCACCGCAAACAGGGGATCTCGCACGCCCTCATCGCCGGTGCCGTCGAGTTCGCCCGCGCCCACGGCGCCCCGGCGATCGAGGCGTACCCCCTCGACAACGGCGGGGCGAAGGTCGACCTGACCATGGCGTACGCGGGGATCCGCAAGAACTTCGAGCGGGCCGGGTTCACCAAGGCCGCCGACACCACCTCCGTGCTGGCCGGCCACCCCCGGATCCTGATGCGCCTCGACCTGCGCTGAACCCTGCCGCACCTTCCGACGGCGAGGACCGGAAGAACGACGGAGTTCATCCACATCGTGCACCGGGCCACGGGCCACGGGCCACCGGTCCACAGGGCCACAGGTCACCGGTCACCGGTCACCGGTCACCGGTCACAGCATTCCCAGCTCACTGTCGGGTCGGCAGAACTGGCACGCCTCCACGCCCTCGCCGAGCAGTCGGCGGGCCTCGACCGGCGGCACGGGCTGGGTCCGCTTCGCCATGCGGCAGTCCCCCACGTGCACCTCGAAGGGTCTCCGGTCCTGCCCGATTCCGTGAGAGACGACGAACCCCGGATCGGCCGGCGGCACGACGCGCGCGGCGCGGGCCACGGAGGCAGCTCGCTGCTCCTCGGCCGCGATCCACCGGTCGGTCTGCTCGAGCTGCTGCTGCTGGACGCGTCGCAGGAAGAGGAGCAACTCGAGGCGCGGGACAGATTCGGACACATATTCGATTCTAGGCCGGTGCCCCCCGAGGCGACGGGGGAGGCGCTTGATCAACTCTTCAGCCGCCTGCGCGCCCTAGAGCGGAAGCGGCGGCCCCCTCACAGAAAGGAGCGGGAGGCGGTCACCGGCGCATCGAGGAGGCCGTAGGAATCCACGCCGGGCCGACGCCTGCGGGGCGCAGCCCGTCACACCACGCAGCCGGCCACATTGCGCATATCGCGCTCACGCGCCGCAGTGCGCGCTGCCGCCTGCTTCGGCCGCCCTCGCCGACTCTCGGTGCAGGTCGGCCCACACCTGGCCGACCGACACCTGGGTGGGGGCCCACTCGCCTGACATGCCATCACTTAGCGGCAACTCCACTATTTTGATCGGCACTTGTGGAGACGGCAGCTCGCACGAGGCGGCGAGAGGCAACCGCGACAGCGTCAAACCTGCACGGTGGAGAACAGGGCCCTTACTGAAATTCAGCCCTGATTCGACGACCGCAGCGAGCATCTCGCAGGCCGAGATCCTTCACCGGCGGTTTCGACACCATGAGGGACCCACGGCACTCATTGCCCCATTTGGGGCGCGCTGCCGACGTCAGCGACCTCCGTTTTCACCCCAACCTCATATCTTGCTCAAGTGGCGTGTCACTTGAGCACTCCGGCCCTATATTGACCTTCGGTGCAGAAAAGGCGCGGACATGCCAACCCCCGATCGACCATCGGGAATTCCCTGGACTTGACCCATCCGGAGATGGTTTGCATACGCACGCTTCAACGGGGTGTCCACCGACCGATCGCCCCGGCATGAGTTCGGCGCCCCCGATCAAAAGCACTTTCCGGACTGCGGTCGAATCACTTTGCGCTGCAGTTCCATCCACCTGAGAAGAGGAACCCAATGGCCCGATCGTTCACCCGCCTGGCTGTGGTCGGCACCGCCGCCGCCACGATGCTCGCCATCACTGCGTCGCCGGCCCTGGCTGCAGACCAGAACAGGACCCTGAGCGACAGCCACGGCAAGATGACCTACAACGATTCTGTAGATGTGTTCGAGATCTGCGACACCTCGGCGGACGGCCGCGGCGTCTCCGGTGGTCTCACGCACAAGTACACCGGCGGTGTCCAGTACACCGAAACGGCGTTCACCATCAACGACGGCGGCGACGCCGGATGCGACAAAATAGGCTACAACGTCCAAGGTTGGCCGCACAACTACGTGATGTACTACAAGTGGGACGGGGGCGGCACCCGCCTGAACACCGCTTGGTTCACCGAGTAGCACCTCGGCCGAGCGGTTCGCATTTGACGCCGCGAAACCGGAGACCGCCCCAGGCACCGGACGCGGCACGATCAAAGTCCTCATCGCCGGGACCGGCGGCGACATGTCCCGTTGTCGTAGCGTCAATGGTGTGCTCAAAGTGCAGAGGTCGGCGTCGTTATTACCCTCGCAACGAGAGTAATAACGACGCTGGCGCTACTTCGTCTGCGATAACCGATTCAGCGTAACAGCATTGGGTGACGATTTCGGGCGGCGGCTTCCGGTGAACGGCGCCTCCAGCTCCGTTCGTCATGAATGAGTTGCCGCCCGGCCGAGCACGTCCAGGATTGACCCGGCGCGAGGACGTTCACCGAGTAGCACCAGCGGCAGCGCTTCGTAGTCCCGGTGGCTCGAAAGGAATTCCAAAGGTGACTATGGACGCCCACGAGAAGCAGAAATTTCGCAGGTTTGTGGCGACCAGATCGCCGGAATTGCTACATGTGGCCATGCTCGTCGGCGGCGGCGATCAACGCGTCGCGGAGGGTTTGCTGCGGAAGGCATTGGTCAAGACGGCCAGGCGCTGGCACCGGATCGACCAACCAGAGGCCTACGTACGGGAGATGCTCTGTCGCCGGCAGACCGGACGCCGGGAGCCGTCGCGAACACCCTCGAGCGGTGACAGTACCAGCGCGGCCGAGCTGCTGATCCACGGTGCGCCGAGCGCGGGCCCTGCTCTGCCCGAAGCAGGACCTGAACAGCGGGTGCACGGGGCGCTGAAGGCGAACGCGCCGAGGATACGGCTGTCCGACGACTTCGCCGAGCAGGTGTACCGGTCGTTGCGGCGCCGCAAGGCACGCAGCTCTGTGGTGGCCGGGGCGGTCGCGGCGATCGTCGCGGCCGGAGTCGCAGTGCCGCTGGCCGTGGACGGCGGTGGTACACGAGAGGGGCCCGTGGCCGAGTTCGCCACCCCGGAGGTTGTGGCACGTGCCGACCAGTCGCCGCCGCGGGAGCTGGTCGCCGCAGGGCGGATCGCCGTCTCGGCGTATTTCACGACGAAGCTCGTGAAGCAGCCGGACGGGGACGCGATCGGCACTTACGAGTGGAGCCTGTTCAACGCGGCTACCGAGCGGTACGAGAAGACCGACTGGGCCTGGCTCGACGTCGCCCCGGGAATGCGGACCGCGGCGGTGCTGGAGCGCGATCTGCCGGTCAACCGGATCGGACTGCTGGAACTGGGCACGGGCAAGGTGAAGCGCTGGATAGGGGTCGACAAGAGGGTCGGCGGTGTGCAGTTCTCGCCGGACGGCAAGCGCCTGGTGGCGACGACGTACAGCCTCCACCCGGACGGCCTTTTCAAGGACACGTCGTACCGGCTGAACGGTAGGACGGTACCGGGGCCGAAGCCGAGCCGCACCGGCTACTACGTCATCGATGTCGCCTCCGGCCGGGCGGACTTCACCGACCTGCCACCCAGGAAGAACGAGCGCGAGGTCGGCCCCACGGGCGGGCGTCAGGACTTGCTCTGGAGCCTCGACGGGAAGCTGGTGTGGGAGCCCTGGGGCAACAAGGAGGGCGGCATCTACTACGACGTGAACGGCAAGGAGATGCCGGTCCCCGCGCAGGAAGCGTCCTTGCCCTCTCCGAGTGGCGTCCTCTCCCGTGACGGCAGGCTGGTGACGGGCGATTTCGTCGGGGAGGGCGAGGGGATCTTCTCCGAAGTACTGGATGCGAAGACCGGCCGGCGAGCCGCACTCGTACCCGGCCAGCAGCTACTCGCCTGGGCCGACGACAACCACCTCATCGCCTGGCGGTGCGACCCCGAGCAATGCGAGCCCGGTAAGGGGGAATTCCGCAACCAGCTCCTCCTGATCAGCCTGGACGGCAAGAAGACAATCCCGCTCTCCGGCTTCCGGGAGGCGAAGTTGCGCTACGACGGCCGCTGGACCCCGATGCTCACCCAGCGCTGACCTTCTCCGCAGCAGCCACCAGGCAGCCCCTCACCCCATACCGGCCCCGACCGGAACGAGCCGGGCATCGACATTCCACGATCACGAGATCCTTCGGCACCCCCGGATCAGCCTGACAGGGCGGTACGTGCAAGGCAGATCACACCCGTCGAAGTACGCGATGCGGCACATCGGCGCGTTCTTCTTGCCCGCTCCTCGGCGCCCGCCGCCAGACCAGTGCACCACGGAGACCAGGACTGAGACCCTCGACAGCCGCGCGGCCGCTCCCGCCGTCGTCGCCGCATCCGCCGAACAAGAAAACCCCAGGTCGGAGGGAATCCGACCTGGGGTTTTCGATGGAGCCGCCTTCGGGATTCGAACCCGAGACCTACGCATTACGAGTGCGTTGCTCTGGCCAACTGAGCTAAGGCGGCAAGCTGCCGGGAGATACACGTCCTCGCCGAGGACACGCTCTCATCAGCAGCGGCGCCAAGTCTACAGGGTTCTTCGGGGTGCCCCGAACCACCTCCCGCACGCCCCTGACGAGGGCCTCAGCAGCGCTTGCCGTCCTGCGGGGCCTTGCCCTCGATGAGGTAGGCGTTGATCGCCGTGTCGATGCAGTCGCTGCCCCGGCCGTACGCGGTGTGGCCGTCGCCGTCGTACGTCAGGAGCCGGCCGGACGACAGCTGGCCCGCGAGGCTCTGGGCCCACTTGTACGGGGTAGCCGGGTCGCGGGTGGTGCCGACAACCACGATCGGGGCCGCACCCTTCGCCTCGATGGGGTGCGCCTTGCCGGTCGCAGGGACGGGCCAGTGGCCGCAGTTGAGGGCCGCCCAGGCGAAGCCGCGGCCGAAGACCGGGGATGCCTTCTCGAACTCGGGGACGGCGGTGAAGACGGCGTCGGTGCTCTTGAAGGCGGCCGGCAGGTCGAGGCAGTTCACGGCCGCGTTGGCGAACATCAGGTTCGCGTAGGACCCGTCCGCCTCGCGTTCGTAGTAGCTGTCGGCCATCGCCAGCAGCGGGGCGCCGTCGCCGTCCTGCGCCGCGGCGAGCGCGGAGCGCAGCCGGGGCCACGCGCCGTCGTCGTACATCGCGGCGATCACGCCGGTGGTGGCGAGGGACTCGCCGAGTTCGCGGTCCTCGCCGGTGGGCACGGGAGAGGCGTCGAGCTTCGCGAAGAAGTCCTTGAGGCGGGCGGTCGCGTCGGCGACGGACTTCTTTCCGAGGGGGCATTCCGCCTGCTTGACGCAGTCGGCGGCGAACGACTTGAACGCCGTTTCGAAGCCGGCCGTCTGGTCGCGGTTCAGCTCGCGGGCGGGCAGGGCCGGGTCCATCGCCCCGTCGAGGACCAGCCGGCCGGTCCGGTCGGGGAACAGCTCGGCATAGGTCGCGCCGAGGAAGGTGCCGTACGACGCTCCGACGTAGTTCAGCTTCTCGTCACCCAGCACCGCACGCAGGACGTCCATGTCGCGGGCCGCCTCCGTGGTGGAGACATGGGGCAGGGCCTTCCCCGAGCGCTTCTCGCAGCCCGCCGCGAAGTTCTCGTACGCCTGCTTCAGCGTGTCCGCCTCGGCGGTGTCGTCGGGCGTCTGGTCGACCTGGGTGTACTTGTCCATCTCGGGGCCCGTCAGACACTCGACGGGCTCGCTGCGCGCGACGCCGCGCGGGTCGACGGCCACCATGTCGTAGCGGGCGCGGACCGGGGCCGGGTAGCCGATGCCCGCGTACGCCTGGAGGTAGCCGATGGCGGAGGCGCCGGGGCCGCCCGGGTTCACCAGCAGAGAGCCGAGCCGCTTGCCGGGCCCGGTGGCCTTGACGCGGGAGACGGCGAGCTTGATCGACTCGCCCTCGGGCTCCGCGTAGTCCAGCGGGGCCTTCATCGTGGCGCACTCGAAGTTCGGCACGCCGCATTCGCGCCAGTCGAGCTTCTGCCCGTAGTACGGCGCGAGGGCCGCGGAGGGCGCCGACCCGCCGGCCGCGCCTGGCGCCTCGGGCTCGCTCACGGACGGGCCACCCGTGGTGCAGCCGGAGACGAGCAGGCCGACCGTGGCCAGCGGAAGGGCGAACGTGCGGAGCAGGCGCCTGATGTCCATCCAACGGAGCGTAATGGCAGCAGGCAGTCGTTGCCCGTCCCGGCTCGCAGGGGTGAACCGGCCAACCGGACGACGTCTCTGCGCAGCGCCGTCGGCGGGCGCCTTCAGCCCGCGCGCAGGGCGACGGTCATCGCCTCGACGGCCAGCAGCGGCGCGACGTTGCCCTCCAGCGCGTCACGGCAGGCGACGATCGCCTCTATCCGGCGCAGAGTGCTCTCGGGCGTGGAACCGCGGGCGATGCGGTCGAGGGAGTCCCGCACATCGTCGTTGGCGAGGGCGACCCGCGAACCCATCTGCAGCGCGAGCACGTCCCGGTAGAAACCGGTGAGGTCCGTCAGCGCCAGATCGAGGCTGTCGCGCTGCGTGCGGGTCTTGCGGCGCTTCTGGAGGTCCTCGAGCTCCTTCATCAGGCCGGCCGTCCCGCGCGGCATCCGGCCGCCCTCCGACGCGCCCAGCGCCGCCCTCAGTTCCTCCGTCTCCTTGACGTCGGTCTCCTCGGCGACCTGCTTGGCGTCGTCGGCGGCCGCGTCGACCAGTTCCTGGGCGGCCCGCAGGCAGCCGCCGATGTCCTCCACGCGCAGGGGCAGCTTGAGAACGGCGCCTCGGCGGGCACGGGCCCGTTCATCCGTGGCCAGGCGACGGGCGCGGCCGATGTGCCCCTGCGTGGCACGGGCCGCCGTCGCCGCGAGATCCGGTTCGACGCCGTCCCTTCTGATCAGCACGTCGGCGACAGCGGCCACCGGCGGCGTCCGCAGGGTCAGGTGACGGCACCGGGAGCGGATGGTGGGCAGCACGTCCTCGACGGAGGGCGCGCACATCAGCCACACGGTGCGGGGGGCCGGCTCCTCGACGGCCTTCAGCACGGCGTTGGCCGACTTCTCGTTCAGCCGCTCGGCGTCCTCGACGAGGATCACCTGCCAGCGGCCGTTCGCCGGCGCGGTGAACGACTTGCGGACCGTGTCCCGCATGTCGCTGACGAGGATCTGCGTGCCCGTGGCGGCGATCCAGCTCACATCCGCGTGCGTGCCGATCAAGGCTGTGTGGCAGCCGTCGCAGAAGCCGCAGCCCGGCGTGCCGCCCAGAGCCCGGTCCGGGCTGGTGCACTGCAGGGCCGCCGCGAACGCACGAGCCGCGGTGACGCGCCCGGATCCAGGGGGTCCGGTGAACAGCCAGGCGTGCGTCATCTTCGACGCGGGCGGCACCGGCTCCCCCGCGGCATGGGCGGTGACGTGCGCGTCGGCGTCGCGCGCGGCGGCGGAGAGCTGCTCCTGGACGCGCTCCTGGCCGACCACGTCGTCCCATACGGCCATGTGCCGTCACCGACCTTTCCTGCTGCGGTCTCCCATTGTGGCGGAGGGCGCCGACAGTGCCGTCCACCGGTGTCCTGCCGCCCCGCTCCGCGAGTCCGCCGGTCCCGCCGGCCCTCCCGTCCTGCGGGTCCCCCGGTCCCGCACGTCCCGCAACCTGAAGAGGACCGGGCACCGGGCCCGGTCCTCTTCAGCGGCGTGCGGCCGTCAGCCGCGACGGCCCCGGCGTCCGCGGCCGCCGTCGTTCTCGTCGTCGTGCGGGCCGAGGAGTTCGTCCGCCAGCGTCGGAAGGTCGTCGAGCGGGGTCTCCTCCGCCCAGTCGGAGCGGCGGCGCGGGCGCTCCGCCGAGGGATCCACCTGCGGGAGTTCGGTGGTGCGTTCGTTCCCGCCGCCGACCCCCCGGTCCTGGTGCTCGTCGCGGAAGATCCCCGGTGGCACACGGCCGGCAGGGCCGTCGTCCCGTACCGGAGGCAGTACCGCGGTCTCGTCCGCCGCACGGGTGTCACGCACCGGCCGCAGCATGGTCGTGTCCGCGTCGTCGGGGACCTTGGGCAGCATGGCCGTCTCGGCCTCGTCCGGCACCTTCGGCAGCACGCTCGTGGCGTCGTGCGAGCCGCCCGGCACCGGGACCTCCTGCGTGACCTCGTCCGGCTTCACGACCGGAGTGGGCGCCGTGGTCTCCACGGCCGAAGCGGCCGCTGCCGCGGCAGCGGCCGCCTCCGCCGCCCGGCGTGCCTCCTCCGCCCGCAGCAGAGCCTCCTCGGCCTTGCGCTGCTTCTCGAGGCGGCGTTCCTCCGCCTCCTTGCGGAGCCGGGCCTCTTCCTCCGCCTGCTTGCGCAGTCGTTCCTGCTCCGCCTGGCGTGCCCGCTCCTCGGCCTCGCGGCGCTGCCGCTCCTCCTCGGCCCGGCGCCGTGCCTCCTCGGCGCGCTGCCTGGCCTCCTCGGCCTGACGCTCCGCCTCGCGCTGCCGGGCCTCCTCCAGCTCGCGGCGCTTGCGCTCCTCCTCCTCGGCCCGGAGCTTGGCGAGCTGTTCCTGCCGCTCCCGTTCGAGGCGCTCCTCCTCTGCCTTCCGCGCGGCCTCTTCCTCGGCCTTGCGGCGGGCTGCCTCCTCGGCCGCCTTGCGGGCGTCCGCCTGGGCCTTGATCTCCGCCTCCGACAGCGGCAGCAGCTGGTCGAGCCGGTGCCTCACGACCGTGGTGACCGACCCGGGCTCCTGTCCCGCGTCGACGACGAGGTAGCGGCCGGGGTCGGCCGCGGCCAGGGTCAGGAACCCGGCGCGGACCCGCTGGTGGAATTCCGCCGGCTCGGACTCGAGCCGGTCCGGTGCCTCGGTGAAGCGTTCCCTTGCGGCCTCGGGCGAGACGTCCAGGAGCACGGTCAGGTTGGGCACGAGACCGTCCGTCGCCCAGCGCGAGATCCGGGCGATCTCGGTCGGGGACAGGTCACGGCCGGCGCCCTGGTAGGCCACGGACGAGTCGATGTACCGGTCGGAGATGACGATCGCGCCCCGGTCGAGGGCCGGGCGGATCACCGAGTCGACGTGCTCCGCACGGTCGGCCGCGTACAGCAGCGCCTCGGCGCGGTTGGACAGACCGGCGCTCGAGACGTCCAGCAGGATGGAGCGCAGCCGCTTGCCGACCGGGGTGGCCCCGGGCTCGCGGGTGACGACCACCTCGTGGCCCTTGGCGCGGATCCACTCGGCAAGGGCCTCGACCTGGGTGGACTTGCCGGCTCCGTCTCCGCCTTCGACGGCGATGAAGAATCCGCTCGTCGCGGGAGCCTGCCCCGGGTCGGCGCCGCGGCGCAGCGCGTCGCGGAGGTCGCGGCGCAGCGGCACGCCGGAGCGGTCGTCGGTCTTGGCGAGGACGATCGCTGCCACGGGCAGCAGCAGTGCTCCGACGAGCATGAGCGTGAACGCGGCCCCGCCGTGCGCGAAGACGAAGTCGCCGCCGGCCAACCGGTGCGGTCCGATCGCGGCGGCGAGCAGCGGGGCGGCGACCGCGGCCAGCCCGATGACGACACGGACGACCGCCTGAAGATGCGTTGCGAACCGGGGCCGCCGGAAGTCCTCGGTCTCCTGGTCGACGAGCGCGTGTCCGGTGTTCGCGGCGATGCCCGCGGCGACGCCGGCGACAGCGGCGAGGAACAGTCCTGTCGCCGTGTCCGGCACGAGGCCCAGCGCGAGCAGGGCGACGCCGGTCACGGCGAGCGCGAGGGCGAGCAGCCTGCGGCGGGACAGCGAGGGCAGGACGGCGCCCGCCCCGCGGATGCCGGCTCCGGTGCCGCCGATCAGCGCGAGGATCAGCAGCGAGAAGGTCACCGGGCCGCCACCGAGGTCGACGGCGTGCAGCACGGCGACCGACGCGGCGGAGGCGACGGCCGCGGTGACGGAGGCACAGGCCAGGACGAACAGCGGTATGGCGCCGGTGCGGCCCTTGTCCTGCCCGTCACCCTTGGACGGCCGCCGCAGACCCTCCAGCGGCGAACGCGGCCGGGGCGTCTGCGAGCCGGGCAGCTCCACGAAGTACAGGGTCGAGACAGACGCGGCGAACAGTCCGGCCGCGAGGTAGGAGCCGAGGGCCGCCTGATGCTGGGAGAACCATTCGACGCCCGTGCCCAGCAGATTGCCGATCAGCGTGGCGACGAGGAGAGCCGCGGCCGCGGCGGGTACGACGGCGAAAGCGGTGCGCAGCCACAGGGTGCGCAGCGACTCGAGGTGGTCGGGCAGGGGCCGTACGGCCGCGCCCTCCGGTGGCGGCGCGGGCAGCAGCGCGGGCGCGGCGCCTTCGCGGGCCACGGTCCAGAAGCGCTCGGCGACGCCGGTCAGGAAGACCGTGACGAGCAGGATCGCCAGTGCGTTGTCGGGCGTCCAGTCGATCCACAGCGGCGCGACGACGAGCAGCGCCAGGCGCAGCCCGTCGGAACCGATCATGGTCCAGCGGCGGTCGAACGGACCGTTCGGCGCCGTGAGCGAGGTCATCGGGCCGAGGAGCACCGCTCCGAAGATCAGCGTCGACAGGACCCGGGCACCGA
Coding sequences within it:
- a CDS encoding polysaccharide lyase family 8 super-sandwich domain-containing protein; its protein translation is MEFSRRSVLSVIPAATLLAVAQPLRARAAPRVRSSAAGQAADHETLLRNTMAVFAGTAEANARPEVAPKLAAITSAARSRLAAMDDAGPGELFAGVPLGTSDPNLSRTFQYLYEIALATRTPGASGLLDDTAVRRRVADGLVRLHDEYYGDQSKGYYGNWFNWEIGIPAHATKTLVLLGDELAAYRPDLAATYIGSMDAYLRNGKDGDVDLDSRFHTGANLADITTNRILQGAVLGDDARVTKAVADQLTVFARIDPYDLLHGVTDGFYADGSFVQHASVAYTGSYGKGLLTRIVQSVKILDGTAYVPSENLVGVVQGWVAEGFAPVIFEGWMMEIVKGRAVSRTGTGYADVAAVVEAVVDLAGYSTGGDAEALEGYVKYVRQTSRANLDPATFVSPVSIARYADILNSPAPAKDLGPAASHTAFNAMDRTVHRRPGYAFALARSSDRISKYEYMSGENLMPWFQGDGAHYLYLSGQDQRQAFGIDYFTTVSPYRLAGVTAPVEDRRTVPELYGTLWYDNPERGFTSSSESQNTYVYFPRGSHPHSGGARLGAYGATALVLSDDVAYAAKEAGELPDDFVAYQGARGTKSWFMLDDEIVVLAAGVTGRAGRAVTTTVDTRIASPAAAVTATGQLHDGTPWQGPGTAPLAWLRYADPGQRTAVGYVFLSGPRPNVALDTVTGSPRSVRLSNPDTAVSKQVFSVSYARPAGAGPAAMAHAIVPHASERQLASYAGGPLAVLANTARVQAVKHTRLGILAANTFTPGTHHVERLSVDGPASVILRRSTDGTCSIAVSDPTTERRTVAVTLHGRALRPVSADDGVRATHVPGGTRLDVTTHQAYGRSFTATLR
- a CDS encoding GNAT family N-acetyltransferase gives rise to the protein MTIEVRPASVFEDVRPLLGPKSPGANVCWCLSYRIPSKLNNELRGAARGEYVAELCRTGPPPGVLAYDGDEPVGWAAVAPRSDTSFARNRKIPHVDDLPVWSLWCIRVRPGHRKQGISHALIAGAVEFARAHGAPAIEAYPLDNGGAKVDLTMAYAGIRKNFERAGFTKAADTTSVLAGHPRILMRLDLR
- a CDS encoding DUF6233 domain-containing protein, with the translated sequence MSESVPRLELLLFLRRVQQQQLEQTDRWIAAEEQRAASVARAARVVPPADPGFVVSHGIGQDRRPFEVHVGDCRMAKRTQPVPPVEARRLLGEGVEACQFCRPDSELGML
- a CDS encoding alpha/beta hydrolase, which translates into the protein MDIRRLLRTFALPLATVGLLVSGCTTGGPSVSEPEAPGAAGGSAPSAALAPYYGQKLDWRECGVPNFECATMKAPLDYAEPEGESIKLAVSRVKATGPGKRLGSLLVNPGGPGASAIGYLQAYAGIGYPAPVRARYDMVAVDPRGVARSEPVECLTGPEMDKYTQVDQTPDDTAEADTLKQAYENFAAGCEKRSGKALPHVSTTEAARDMDVLRAVLGDEKLNYVGASYGTFLGATYAELFPDRTGRLVLDGAMDPALPARELNRDQTAGFETAFKSFAADCVKQAECPLGKKSVADATARLKDFFAKLDASPVPTGEDRELGESLATTGVIAAMYDDGAWPRLRSALAAAQDGDGAPLLAMADSYYEREADGSYANLMFANAAVNCLDLPAAFKSTDAVFTAVPEFEKASPVFGRGFAWAALNCGHWPVPATGKAHPIEAKGAAPIVVVGTTRDPATPYKWAQSLAGQLSSGRLLTYDGDGHTAYGRGSDCIDTAINAYLIEGKAPQDGKRC
- a CDS encoding DNA polymerase III subunit delta', coding for MAVWDDVVGQERVQEQLSAAARDADAHVTAHAAGEPVPPASKMTHAWLFTGPPGSGRVTAARAFAAALQCTSPDRALGGTPGCGFCDGCHTALIGTHADVSWIAATGTQILVSDMRDTVRKSFTAPANGRWQVILVEDAERLNEKSANAVLKAVEEPAPRTVWLMCAPSVEDVLPTIRSRCRHLTLRTPPVAAVADVLIRRDGVEPDLAATAARATQGHIGRARRLATDERARARRGAVLKLPLRVEDIGGCLRAAQELVDAAADDAKQVAEETDVKETEELRAALGASEGGRMPRGTAGLMKELEDLQKRRKTRTQRDSLDLALTDLTGFYRDVLALQMGSRVALANDDVRDSLDRIARGSTPESTLRRIEAIVACRDALEGNVAPLLAVEAMTVALRAG
- the tmk gene encoding dTMP kinase codes for the protein MTRAEQPAEQQAVMSTASQTASDASGSDALATDSRERAVRSLLRHPPLRRLWNAQVVGGIGDALAVLVLLLLSLQAAVEAGAFGSGYRGAAFAVAAVFGARVLSTLIFGAVLLGPMTSLTAPNGPFDRRWTMIGSDGLRLALLVVAPLWIDWTPDNALAILLVTVFLTGVAERFWTVAREGAAPALLPAPPPEGAAVRPLPDHLESLRTLWLRTAFAVVPAAAAALLVATLIGNLLGTGVEWFSQHQAALGSYLAAGLFAASVSTLYFVELPGSQTPRPRSPLEGLRRPSKGDGQDKGRTGAIPLFVLACASVTAAVASAASVAVLHAVDLGGGPVTFSLLILALIGGTGAGIRGAGAVLPSLSRRRLLALALAVTGVALLALGLVPDTATGLFLAAVAGVAAGIAANTGHALVDQETEDFRRPRFATHLQAVVRVVIGLAAVAAPLLAAAIGPHRLAGGDFVFAHGGAAFTLMLVGALLLPVAAIVLAKTDDRSGVPLRRDLRDALRRGADPGQAPATSGFFIAVEGGDGAGKSTQVEALAEWIRAKGHEVVVTREPGATPVGKRLRSILLDVSSAGLSNRAEALLYAADRAEHVDSVIRPALDRGAIVISDRYIDSSVAYQGAGRDLSPTEIARISRWATDGLVPNLTVLLDVSPEAARERFTEAPDRLESEPAEFHQRVRAGFLTLAAADPGRYLVVDAGQEPGSVTTVVRHRLDQLLPLSEAEIKAQADARKAAEEAARRKAEEEAARKAEEERLERERQEQLAKLRAEEEERKRRELEEARQREAERQAEEARQRAEEARRRAEEERQRREAEERARQAEQERLRKQAEEEARLRKEAEERRLEKQRKAEEALLRAEEARRAAEAAAAAAAAASAVETTAPTPVVKPDEVTQEVPVPGGSHDATSVLPKVPDEAETAMLPKVPDDADTTMLRPVRDTRAADETAVLPPVRDDGPAGRVPPGIFRDEHQDRGVGGGNERTTELPQVDPSAERPRRRSDWAEETPLDDLPTLADELLGPHDDENDGGRGRRGRRG